One window of Amaranthus tricolor cultivar Red isolate AtriRed21 chromosome 11, ASM2621246v1, whole genome shotgun sequence genomic DNA carries:
- the LOC130827375 gene encoding laccase-4-like, translated as MMGTVVLKGLVLVILGCLLPAVLVQCRIRHYKFNVVLKNHTRLCSTKEIVTVNGKYPGPTLVAREDDTVLVKVVNHVKYNLTIHWHGIRQIRTGWSDGPSYITQCPIQPGQTYTYNFTLTGQRGTLWYHAHILWLRATVHGAIVILPKLGVPYPFPKPHKEAVVVLGEWWKSDVEAVINEALKSGLAPNVSDAHTINGFPGPVKNCNSQELFNLSVRPGKKYMLRIVNAALNEELFFKIAGHQLTVVEVDATYVKPFKTDTIVISPGQTTNVILETNKFAGKYLVVVSPFMDAPIAVDNATGLATLHYATSNRSTTLATTLTAPPPINATQISDSFTKSLKALNSNKFPALVPQTVDHSLFFTVGLGVNPCSTCVNGSRVVAAINNVTFVMPTISLLQAHYFNIKGVFTADFPANPPTPFNYTGNQVTNVATTTGTRVYKLPYNATVQLILQDTAMLTPENHPFHLHGFNFFVVGRGVGNYNPNTDPKKFNLVDPVERNTIGVPSGGWTAIRFRADNPGVWFLHCHLEIHTTWGLKMAFLVDNGKGPNQSIIPPPTDFPKC; from the exons ATGATGGGGACTGTGGTTTTGAAGGGGTTGGTATTGGTGATTCTAGGTTGCTTATTGCCTGCTGTTTTGGTCCAGTGTCGCATTCGTCACTACAAGTTCAAT GTGGTGTTGAAGAATCACACAAGATTGTgttcaacaaaagaaatagtAACAGTGAATGGGAAATATCCAGGTCCAACCCTTGTAGCAAGGGAAGATGATACAGTCcttgttaaagtggttaatcATGTCAAATACAATCTCACTATTCATTG GCATGGTATTCGTCAAATAAGAACAGGATGGTCAGATGGGCCATCTTACATAACACAATGTCCAATTCAACCTGGGCAAACCTATACTTACAATTTTACATTAACGGGTCAAAGAGGAACCCTTTGGTATCATGCTCACATCCTATGGCTTAGGGCAACTGTCCATGGGGCAATTGTCATCTTGCCTAAACTTGGTGTTCCTTATCCGTTTCCAAAACCGCACAAGGAAGCAGTTGTTGTATTAG GTGAATGGTGGAAATCAGATGTTGAAGCTGTGATTAATGAAGCTCTAAAATCTGGCTTGGCACCTAATGTCTCTGATGCTCACACAATCAATGGATTTCCAGGGCCTGTTAAAAATTGTAACTCACAAG AATTATTCAACTTAAGTGTAAGGCCAGGAAAAAAATACATGCTTCGTATTGTCAATGCTGCACTTAATGAAGAACTTTTCTTTAAAATTGCTGGACACCAACTTACAGTTGTTGAAGTGGATGCTACCTACGTAAAACCCTTTAAAACTGATACAATTGTAATATCACCGGGTCAAACCACCAATGTAATCCTTGAAACTAATAAGTTTGCAGGCAAGTACTTGGTGGTAGTTTCGCCCTTTATGGATGCACCTATTGCGGTGGATAATGCTACCGGTTTGGCTACTCTCCACTATGCAACATCTAATAGATCGACTACTCTAGCAACCACCCTTACCGCACCCCCACCCATCAATGCTACTCAAATATCTGATAGCTTTACCAAATCTCTCAAAGCTCTTAACTCTAACAAATTTCCTGCTCTAGTCCCTCAAACAGTTGATCATTCATTGTTTTTTACTGTTGGTTTAGGAGTTAATCCTTGCTCAACTTGTGTGAATGGGTCTAGAGTTGTGGCCGCGATCAATAATGTTACATTTGTTATGCCAACCATTTCTCTTCTACAAGCACATTACTTTAATATTAAGGGTGTTTTTACTGCTGATTTCCCTGCAAATCCCCCTACACCATTTAATTATACTGGAAATCAAGTTACAAATGTAGCTACCACAACTGGGACTAGAGTATACAAACTTCCTTACAATGCAACTGTTCAATTAATCTTACAAGATACCGCGATGTTAACACCAGAAAATCATCCGTTCCATTTACATGGATTCAATTTCTTTGTTGTTGGTAGAGGTGTAGGAAACTACAATCCAAATACTGATCCGAAGAAATTTAATCTCGTTGATCCCGTTGAAAGAAATACAATTGGAGTACCATCTGGTGGATGGACTGCCATCAGATTTAGAGCTGATAATccag GAGTTTGGTTCTTGCATTGTCATTTGGAGATTCACACAACATGGGGATTAAAAATGGCATTCTTGGTAGATAATGGCAAGGGACCAAATCAATCTATTATACCACCTCCTACTGATTTTCCCAAATGTTGA